The nucleotide sequence AATTTAACACAGGggttagagatggctcagccattaaggcACTTgatcctccagaggacccaagttcagttcccagcactgccaggaagctcacaaccattaCAACGCCAGCTCTTAGGGACCCAACTTCCTTTTCTGACCGCTTTGGGCACCTGAACAAGTGATATACACTTACatgcatataatacacacattaaaaaaatagagtAGGTGACAGATTATCAGATAAAGGGAGAAAAATCCAACTGATATGGCTAGGTCTGAAAAAAACTTTGGGAAAAAAACAAtgactgttagaaaaaaaaatttttttaaagaaattacatCAAAAAATCTGTCAAACAGTAGCTACTGCTGAAATCAGTCAGTCTGTCACACCCAATACTGAACTTACAGCAGAATACAGGAGtcctgactgaaaaaaaaagccaagacttGGGTGTGTGAGATATACCTTTAACTCAGCactcagggaagggaagggaagaagatgtCTGTGAACTCAATGCCAATTCCAagaacaaagcaagttccagtcAGGGCCACAAAGTGAGACCAAGTctcaaataacaagacaaaaagCTAAGTCTAATCCGAGTACAGCCTATGTTAACTAAAGCCATGACACTTAAACTTCAATACACAATAAATAAGCTTCCCTACTAAGGAAACTTGCTCCAACTTGGAATTTGTCATGACAGCTAGAAAAACTGTTCAAGTCTTAGAGAGATGTGTCCAGAAAGAAAAAGCCTCAATATTTTAAGTGGCAGCACTGTCTACCCGCAGGCAGGGATAAGAACCAACATGTTTCTGGAACTTTAAGCAGTACAGAGTAGACAGTTGTCACACAGTGAGCAGGAGCACTCAAAAGCAGCCCGGGATAAGTGATAGCAAGGTTAGTCAATcgagaaagcagaagagagggaGATCCAAGGGCCTGAGGGGCCATGAGGCCTACATACTTGAAAAGTCAAGTATGAAGGGTAGATGGACATATGACCTGGAATAAACGGAATGTTGTGGATGGGAAAGCTACTTGTTTGCTAAAATGAGGCCAACAGACAATTCTGACATTTAGGAAGAGGACATGTTTTCTACCCATGAAAGCATATCTTGAAAGGACAAGTACAGTTCCTAAACTAGGCAACAGAACGCGCTCCCATGATAGGTAAAACCAGTGTGGCAGATTACACCTGTACCCCAGTTCTGACTTGTAGCCCCACTCCTACGGGGAAGAACACTGCTCATATCTTAATTTATGGCATGCTAGTATTAATTTCCACCTACCTCAAGGACTGACTCCTGAAACAATCTCAAACAAAATGTCACAGAAACCAACTGCAGCACAGTAAGTTTAGTATACTTGGTCTTATAGACAAGTGCATGGCATTAGTACCAGTACTGCAAGGCTCTCTCCTGACCTGACAGTGCctgcacttacatgcacacacttgtactCAAGTTACATGTAAGTTTTAAAAGACAGATAATGTTTTTTAAGTTtcttaagggggctggagagatgttcagtggttgagcactggctactcttccagaggacccaggtttaatttccagcacccacaaggaagctcacaaccatctgtaactccagctccaggagattagACAGcatcttctgacttccaagggCACCCAATAAGCACAtgctacatagacacacatgaaggcaaatacccatacacataaaataaaaaggagaaaaagaaagtttcTTAAAAGGCTCTAGATAGAAtattgaaggaaaaaaacaaaaataaaatttaaatttaaattaaattttaaaatttaattagaaTTAAAATTTCCTGGAATTTTAGGAAAACTTTGGTGATACAATAAACAAAAAGGCTGAAGGAGGTTTCAGATAAATTCACCATGTCAATACAGTTAGGCAGGAAACTGAAAGCAAAGGGCATTAGCAGACAGCAGCTAAGCAATCCCATCACCAAAACAGACTTGGTCTCCAGGTACTGGCTGAGAAATGCAGATGTGAGCCCAAGATAGGCAGGTCTTCATGAAGAAGACTGCAAAAAAGCTAACGATGGTAATGTCTGGGAGCAAAAAATACCTAAGGCCAATGAATCAATCATCAGAAAAAGTCAAGCTCTTAATGCATAGGAATTTCTGATTAAAAGGATTTTGCCACAAGAACAAGCAAAGCACTCTGGGGAAAGGCCACACCACACGGTGCCCTGGTCCTCACCACAGTGCCTCAGAGAGTGGAGTTCCCAGGATGCCCACTTGAGCTGGTTCTCTACAGCATCCAGCTCAGAACTCGGTAATCCCTGAGCATCTTCTTGAGATGTTATCTCTTCTACAAGCACTTCCCGTTTCTGCCGACGGAGAGAAACCTGAAAACAAGAGTTCAGTTTGGTTGAGAAGACATTCTGACACTAAGCACACATAACAGAAACTATACAGAGACACGAGAATCCTAGCTAGCAGAGCAGCCAGGTATTGCAAAGTTGCAAGGGAACTGGAAGGAGGTATAAACATGCTTCTAACTTAGCCAAGTGAAGTTAACTCAGCAGTGTGCCTACTGCTGTATGAGTATTTCCACCTGGGAAAATAAGGCAAGCATGCTCACCGGCTGACCAGGGTCATCAAGCTCACTCTCCAAGTCCTCTAGAACAGCCACTGCCTCCTCTCCATTCTCTGGGTGATGCTCTCGAACCCAAGtctgtagctccttgggtagGATGGCAACAAACTGCTCCAAAACTACCAGCTCCAGTATCTGctcctttgtgtgtgtctctggtcTGAGCCACAGGCGGCAAAGTTCTCGGAGCTGGCTCACCGCCTCTCGAGGTCCTGGTGAATCCTGGTATCCAAATTGCCTGAAGCGCTGCCGGAAAACCTCCGGGTCAGGGAGATGGTTCCAGGAAATGCTCGATCCCTCTTCACCATCAGGATCCTCCTCTAGTTTCACTCTCagaattttttcttcttcatctggATTTGGGATGATAAGTATTGAATCTTCTTCCACTGACTGTGCAGACATTCTGTTACAGTACTTCAAGAAAAGGCAATGGAGGCAAGGTATACACCTCAGAGAAATACCCTGTTTTCCTCAAAAGTACTCCTAAGGTATAAGAAACAGAAGACACATAAATCACCAAGTATCCCATGATATTCAAAAGCAGCAGCAAAAAAGATATGCTGTTTTACTGGATTAAAAATTCCAATTAATAACCTATAACCTATACCGATTGAAATTCTAACATAGCTGCTAAATTATAGCCAATCTAGCCTGCTGCCTATTACAGCATCCATAGTAAAGTAGTGTAAAAATTTTAATGACTAAAAAGCACAGAAGCGTTTCTTGTTGAGAAAATATGATGTATCTGTCCAGGATCAGCAGGGTCACTTGGTTGGCCAAGGCCTGCTGCCGAGCCTGCTGACCCGAGTCCGATGACCAACAAGTACATAAGCGAAAGCTTACTTCTGCACAAGCCGGACACGACGtgtacaccccccccacacacacacacacaaataagatgtaaaaatgtttttttaaaatgatttatgggCATTGGTGgtttttcttgcatgtatgtctgtgtgaaggtgtcagaccccttggaactggagttacacacagttgtgaactgccatgtgggtgctgggaattgaactcaggacctctggaagaacagccagtgctcttaaccactaaaccatctctccagccccattaatATGTTTAAATTTTGTGTATATAAGTCATTAAATTTAATTGTGGTTCAGGCTATAATGGTAAGAGTTGACAGCATTCAATGATTTCAGCTAAGATCTAAAACAACGTAATATTTACTATCTTGTccattcttggaaaaaaaaagattgccaaTCTGTGACATATGGTCAACCAAAGGTAATTTAATAACCTAAGGAATCCAGGTAAGAAGCCATCTATCTCAGTGGTCTCCAAATGCTCTGAAGCTTGGGACTGGAAAGCTGGTCCAGCAATTAAGAAGGTGTTCCCTTGCAGTGGACCCTGGTTTGTTTCCAGCACCACAAGCCTCTCTCTTCTAACCTCCTTAGGCACCAGGCAAACACGTGGTACAAATATACATAAGATAACAAACTAAACATTCAGAGCGGTGGGACATGTataactttttttcccccatttattTTGTGCTGGAATGCATCAGCACaggcgtggaggtcagaggacaacaggcAGGAGTTAGTTCCTCCCTCCTGCTATGTGCAATCTGGGATCTTAGGAGCAAGGCCCCTACCCGATGAGCCACCTAGCCCATCccacttttcttt is from Mus musculus strain C57BL/6J chromosome 18, GRCm38.p6 C57BL/6J and encodes:
- the Zfp24 gene encoding zinc finger protein 24 — encoded protein: MSAQSVEEDSILIIPNPDEEEKILRVKLEEDPDGEEGSSISWNHLPDPEVFRQRFRQFGYQDSPGPREAVSQLRELCRLWLRPETHTKEQILELVVLEQFVAILPKELQTWVREHHPENGEEAVAVLEDLESELDDPGQPVSLRRQKREVLVEEITSQEDAQGLPSSELDAVENQLKWASWELHSLRHCDDDATTENGALAPKQEMASAGESHEGPGTLNIGVPQLFKYGETCFPKGRFERKRNPSRKKQHICDECGKHFSQGSALILHQRIHSGEKPYGCVECGKAFSRSSILVQHQRVHTGEKPYKCLECGKAFSQNSGLINHQRIHTGEKPYECVQCGKSYSQSSNLFRHQRRHNAEKLLNVVKV